In Rhinopithecus roxellana isolate Shanxi Qingling chromosome 16, ASM756505v1, whole genome shotgun sequence, a single genomic region encodes these proteins:
- the OMD gene encoding osteomodulin translates to MGFLSPIFVIFFFLGVKVHCQYETYQWDEDYDQEPDDDYQTGFPFRQNVDYGVPFYQYTLGCVSECFCPTNFPSSMYCDNRKLKTIPNIPMHIQQLYLQFNEIEAVTANSFINATYLKEINLSHNKIKSQKIDYGVFAKLPNLLQLHLEHNNLEEFPFPLPKSLERLLLGYNEISKLQTNAMDGLVNLTMLDLCYNHLHDSLLKDKIFAKMEKLMQLNLCNNRLESMPPGLPSSLMYLSLENNSISSIPEKYFDKLPKLHALRLSHNKLQDIPYNIFNLPNLVELSVGHNKLKQAFYIPRNLEHLYLQNNEIEKMNLTVMCPSIDPLHHHHLTYIRVDQNKLKEPISSYIFFCFPHIHTIYYGEQRSTNGQTIQLRTQVFRRFQDDDDESEDHDDPDNAHESPEQEGAEGHFDPHYYENQE, encoded by the exons atgggtTTTTTAAGtccaatatttgttattttcttctttcttggagTCAAAGTACATTGCCAATATGAAACTTATCAGTGGGATGAAGACTATGACCAAGAGCCAGATGATGATTATCAAACAGGATTCCCATTTCGTCAAAATGTAGACTACGGAGTTCCTTTTTATCAGTACACTTTAGGCTGTGTCAGTGAATGCTTCTGTCCAACTAACTTTCCATCATCAATGTACTGTGATAATCGCAAACTCAAGACTATCCCAAATATTCCGATGCACATTCAGCAACTCTACCTTCAGTTCAATGAAATTGAGGCTGTGACTGCAAATTCATTCATCAATGCAACTTATCTTAAAGAAATTAACCTCAGCCACAACAAAATTAAATCTCAAAAGATTGATTATGGTGTGTTTGCTAAGCTTCCAAATCTACTACAACTTCATCTAGAGCATAACAATTTAGAAGaatttccatttcctcttcctaaATCTCTGGAAAGACTCCTTCTTGGTTACAATGAAATCTCCAAACTGCAGACAAATGCCATGGATGGGCTAGTAAACTTGACCATGCTTGATCTCTGTTATAATCATCTTCATGATTCTCTGCTAAAAGACAAAATCTTTGCCAAAATGGAAAAACTAATGCAGCTCAACCTCTGCAATAACAGATTAGAATCAATGCCTCCTGGTTTGCCTTCTTCACTTATGTATCTGtctttagaaaataattcaatttcttCTATACCTGAAAAATACTTCGACAAACTTCCAAAACTTCATGCTTTAAGACTGTCACACAACAAACTACAAGACATcccatataatatttttaatcttcCCAACCTTGTAGAACTCAGTGTTGGACACAACAAATTGAAGCAAGCATTCTATATTCCAAGAAATCTGGAACACCTATAtctacaaaataatgaaatagaaa agATGAATCTTACTGTGATGTGTCCTTCTATTGACCCATTGCATCACCACCATTTAACATACATTCGTGTGGaccaaaataaactaaaagaacCAATAAGCTCATACATCTTCTTCTGCTTCCCTCATATACACACTATTTATTATGGTGAACAAAGAAGCACTAATGGTCAAACAATACAACTAAGGACACAAGTTTTCAGGAGATTTCAAGACGATGATGATGAAAGTGAAGATCACGATGATCCTGACAACGCTCATGAGAGCCCAGAACAAGAAGGAGCAGAAGGGCACTTTGACCCTCATTATTATGAAAATCAAGAATAG